The genome window TGGAAGTCGCTGTCGAAGTGGCGGCGCAGGGGCACGCCCGTGGGCAGCTCGAACACGCAGAGGGCGCGGGGGAAGCGCACGGGGCCGTCGGCGTCCAGGAGGTGGTGGGCGTCCAGGAAGGCGGCGGTCTCGGGGCAGTCCACGCCGCGGGCCAGCTCGTAGCTGGAGGCGCCCATGGCCCAGCCCGCGTCCATGTACTTGGTCTGCATGGCGGCGGGCGAGTGGCCGCCGTAGAAGGCGATGGCCTCCTGCACGCTCAGCTCGTAGGCCACCCGCTCGCCGTCGAAGCGCACGTCGAAGAGCTGCAGGCCGGCCGAGGAGCGCAGGCGGAAGGCCAGGCTCCAGCCGCCGTACTCCAGCCGGTTCCCGCGCAGCCGGTAGCGCCGGCCCTGCGGCTCGCACACCTTGGCGCCGTGCACCTCGGTGGGCGTCCCGCTGGAGAAGCGCCCTCGGGGCTCGTAGCTGGAGAAGAGCTGGCGGGCGGGCGGCTCGGGCAGGCGGGCCAGGGGCAGCGCGCCCCGCGCGTGGCTCTCGGCCAGCTCCCGCACGCTGCCGAAGTAGCGCCCGTTGTACCAGAGCCGCAGCACGGCCCAGCGCCGCGGGTCGGGGTCCCGGtggtccagcagcacctccagccccgCGGGGTGCAGGAAGAAGCCCTCCACGAAGCGCTGGATCACCAGCCACGTGCGGCGCTCGCCGGGGCCCAGCCCGCGCGGGGCGATGTCCGAGAAGGTCAGGCAGCGCTCCGAGCAGTTCTGGAAGCCGAAGCCGGTGGCTTCGCGCAGCAGCGGCTCCAGCGGGGCCAGGGCGGCCACCAGCGCCTCGTGCAGCAGCTCGTACTCCAGCCGGGTCATGGGGCGCGCCCAGAAGGGCACGGCGCGGCCGCCCTTGAAGGGCAGGGGCCGGTAGGAGCTGGGGCGCGGCAGCGGCCCCACGGCCAGCTCGGTGATGTTGGGCTCCGCCTGCGCCCCGAAGAAGATGACGGCCCGAGCCTCGCGCCGCGGGCGCGCCCCGCCGTGCTCCAGGAACCGCAGCGCCGAGCGCTTCTTGGGCggcagcagctccaccaggaACAGCGAGTTCTTGGCCAGGGGGCCCCCCCGGCtcggggacagccccagctccggCCGCTCCATCAGGAAGGCCCGCACGGCCCGCAGCTCCGCCGGCGACAGGTCGGCGAAGATGGACGCGGGGTCCGCGGGCTCCGCCGAGGCGCCGGAGCTGGCCGCggtgagcagcagggccagcgcccaggggagccccagctgccacatcctgggggacacggggacagggggtCAGCCCCGGAGAGGGGatggggctcagctgggcacCCCCCGCTCCAGCAGCGCCACGATCCCGGCCGAGCTGGGGTGACCACGAAAAACCGAGGGGGACCAAGGCAGGACCCCCAGCACAACTGGAACCGCCACGGGGAGGAGCAGAGCGCCCAGAAAAACCAGGCGGACCCTGGGCTGACCCCCAGTGAAACCAGAGACACCATGGATGTCCCCGGGGGaaatggggacaccatgggatGACCCCCGAAAAACTGGGGACACTATGGGGTGAACCCCAAAAAtctggggacaccatggggtGACCTCAAAACCCTCCCCGCAGCCCGGAGTCCCTCAgcagccccaaacccctctggcagtgcagctgctgaacCCCCTGGGTGGGCCTGGGGACCCCCCGATGTCGGGGCCCCCGGGTGCCCCCCCCACCGCAGGGAGCCCCCACGCCCCCCACTCACCCGCGCTGGCTCTGCCGCCCCATCCGAGCAGCGCTGCCGCTCTGTGCCCGGCCCTGGGGCTCTgaccccccctgccccccccgGGGCACtgacccccccctcccctccccgcccccaGGGGCgctgccccctccccgccccctccccgccccccGAGCCGGCCCGGGGTCAAGGCCACCGGCAGGGccgtgtccccgctgtccccccggGCTGCCCCCCCGGGCTGCCCCCCCGGGCTGCCCCCCCGCACCCCCAGTCCGCACCTTCGCTGTCTCCGCTGCATCGCGCCCACGCGAGGGGGCGGGGTGGGACCCCCCGGTACCGATCCCGGTACCGACCCCCGGTACCGATCCCGGTACTGTCCCGGTACCGATCCCGGTaccgccccccgcccccccgcGGGTTAATGATCACCGGGGCCGCCCGGTCGTTGTCCCCCCCCCGCGCCGGGGGCGCTCCGAGCGATCAAATTCCGGGGATTTGGCGAGACAAGAGCCCGCAGATCCCACGGGAGCCGCGGCCGCCCGGAGCTGCGGGGGCGCGGCGCGGGCTGGGGGCGCTCCGGGCCCCCCCGGAGCCCCTCGGGCTCCCAACAGCGCCCCcgaccccccccaccccaaaaaatccaCACGGAAACGGGCTCGGGGCCCTCCATCCCACGGCCGCATCCCGTCCCCATGGCAACGCGTCCCCGGCCCTCCCGTTGCCATGGAAACGGGGCGCCGACCCCCAGAATCCGCATGGAAAGGGGTCCttgaccccccccccccaaaactcCACGGCTGCATCCCGTTCCCATGGCAACGCATCCTCGGCCCCTCCCTCCCGGACCCGGGATGAAGGGGTTAAAAAGCCCAAAGGGGGAAAATTGGGTGAAAAAGGCACAAAAGAGGGCGTCGGTGGCTTGAACCAACCCAAAATTCCGGGGGGAGtggtttaaaaagcaaaataaaatgggaTAAGggattttaaaagccaaaaaaaaaaaaaaaaaaaataaaagcaaagtggTTTTAAGAACAAACGAAACCCCAGGAAAAGGCTCTGAAAAGCCCTAGAAATGGGTTTCGGGGTTTTCAATATCCCCGGAGTGGGATGGGGGTGGTTTTAACAGCCAAAAAACCCAGTATAAGAAATTTTATATACAAAGAATGGGGTAAGCGATTTTAGCATGCCCTGGAAATGGGGCGGGTGGttgaaaaagccccaaaactgGGGTGAGCGTGGCTTTAAATcaccaaaaaatcccaagataagttatttttaaataggaaaaaaaaaaaaaagagaagtgatTTTAAGACGCCCGCGGAAAAGGGATAAGGGTTTAAAAGCCCCAAAGTTGTGGTGAGtggttttaaaaggaaaaaaaaaaaaaagaaaaaaagaaaaaaaagataagtgGGTTTTAAAgccacaaataaaaaaaaagtgggataAGAGGTTttcaaaaaccacaaaaaatggCCTGAGTGGTTTCAAGGGCCCCAAAACCCAGGATAAATGGATTTTAAAGTCCCAAAAAATAGGACAAGGGGTTTGAGAAGCCGTTTTTAAAAAGCCACTAGGATAAGTCATTTTTAAAgccaaaaaaaggagagaataaaatgttttgaagcCTCGAAATAATGGTATGATGTTattatgatattttctgaaagttttttttaagctaaaatttttccttgggaagctgagaagcctcagagaggaatgaaaacaaaaattatttgattgttggtcctgtgtttgctgctttggaatgtgctTTGGAGATGGTTTATTACCAGATGTATGTTTGATTCATTTTATGcgaattgggtttttttaatagccaattactgccagctgtgccagactCTGAGTCAGTTATGGggttttattattcattcttgttcaGTTGtttgaggtatttttttaagtatagttttagtatagtattttttaaatataatataagtacatagaataataaatcaattttttttgaaacatggagtcaaattcttctctctcacctcgtcctgggaACCCTCACAAACATTGCAGTTtaagtgcttttaaaagcatggagggaaaaaaaaaccaatacaGGGCATGTGTTTTTTAAAGCCAAAAGGACAAAAGCAacaagtcattaaaaaaaagggaaaaaaaaagagaagataagAGGTAATTGGTTTATGAAACTCCAAAAATTGAGATAAGtggttttaaagcaaaaaaaaaaaaaaaatcctaggatatattatttataaaacaaacccaaaaaaggATAGCTGGCTTTGAAAGTctcaaaaatgggaaaaattattttaaaagtgaagggaaaaaatagaaattattttaaaagcaaaaaaaaaaaaaaaccttcaggaTGGGCAAgtttaaaagccaaaaaatgtaAAAGCCTCCAAAATGGTGAAAGGCCCCCAAAactggggaaaggagaggaggaaggaaagaaaaagagaattaaataataagtgcttttaaagcaaaaaaccagAAGGAACGTGTGGTTTAAAAGCCCTGCAAAATGGGGTGAGCAGCttagcacacacacactcccctaaaaaataataaataattttaaaagccaaaaagTGAATTCGAAGCCACAAAACTGGGAAGAGTGGTTCCAAAAGGCCCCAGAATTGGGAAAAGTTCCCCTAAAGGCAGAATAAGCTGCTGAGAGCTCCCCAAAAA of Molothrus ater isolate BHLD 08-10-18 breed brown headed cowbird chromosome 1, BPBGC_Mater_1.1, whole genome shotgun sequence contains these proteins:
- the AOC1 gene encoding amiloride-sensitive amine oxidase [copper-containing], encoding MQRRQRRMWQLGLPWALALLLTAASSGASAEPADPASIFADLSPAELRAVRAFLMERPELGLSPSRGGPLAKNSLFLVELLPPKKRSALRFLEHGGARPRREARAVIFFGAQAEPNITELAVGPLPRPSSYRPLPFKGGRAVPFWARPMTRLEYELLHEALVAALAPLEPLLREATGFGFQNCSERCLTFSDIAPRGLGPGERRTWLVIQRFVEGFFLHPAGLEVLLDHRDPDPRRWAVLRLWYNGRYFGSVRELAESHARGALPLARLPEPPARQLFSSYEPRGRFSSGTPTEVHGAKVCEPQGRRYRLRGNRLEYGGWSLAFRLRSSAGLQLFDVRFDGERVAYELSVQEAIAFYGGHSPAAMQTKYMDAGWAMGASSYELARGVDCPETAAFLDAHHLLDADGPVRFPRALCVFELPTGVPLRRHFDSDFQGGFHFYAGLEGRALVLRTTSTVYNYDYIWDFLLYPNGVLETKVHATGYIHATFYTPEGRRYGSRVHSHLLGNIHTHLVHYKVDLDVAGSGNSFETMDIRFENISNPWSAGARVVQPWLHREPRRREREAALPLHRPAPRYLLFSNPRRRNRWGHRRTFRLQLSSHAGPVLPRGWQEERGVTWARYHLAVTRRHESEPSSSSIYTQNNPWDPPVTFESFIRDNETIEDQDLVAWVTVGFLHVPHAEDIPNTATPGNAVGFFLRPFNFFSEDPSVASRAPVIVRPLDPPACSRLQIQRWTPASPGPCVHPEPFTYNGTYRQV